Proteins from a genomic interval of Caldicellulosiruptor diazotrophicus:
- a CDS encoding NAD(P)/FAD-dependent oxidoreductase encodes MSRIYDVTVIGAGIVGMSILRELTRYRLNVCCLEKMEDVAEGASKANSAIVHAGYDPIEGTKKARFNVEGNNIFADICNELDVEYKMVGSLVVAFDDYEINVLEELLQRGKRNGVKGLEIKSQEWVFENEPNLSRNIKAALFAPYSGITNPYKLTVALFENAVQNGADIIFSFEVCKIEKDGDYFVVHSADSRFIKTRVLINCAGVYADEISKLAGAKLFKIYPRRGQYYILDKPDKMPVTRVIFQVPTEKGKGILVAPTVDGNVLIGPNSEYIDDKDDTATTQKGLDEVFEKAKKVLPSLSKRDVITTFSGIRATPDNHDFIIEEDENVENFINVAGIESPGLTSSVAIGRYIAEKVSSKLNAKRNLNFNPYREDIKRFLKLSDEERVRMIKLYPSFGNIVCRCELVSEYEILEAIKRGARTIDGIKRRTRAGMGRCQGGFCLPRVIGILSRELKIDKTKITKFGKNSYILTEKRWEE; translated from the coding sequence ATGAGTAGAATTTATGACGTTACTGTAATAGGAGCAGGGATAGTTGGCATGTCAATTTTAAGAGAGTTAACACGTTATAGATTGAACGTGTGTTGCCTCGAAAAAATGGAAGATGTCGCAGAAGGTGCGTCCAAAGCAAACTCCGCAATAGTTCACGCAGGTTATGACCCAATTGAAGGAACCAAAAAGGCAAGATTCAATGTTGAGGGGAACAATATATTTGCAGATATTTGCAATGAACTTGATGTTGAGTATAAGATGGTTGGGTCACTTGTGGTTGCATTTGATGATTATGAGATAAATGTGTTGGAAGAACTTTTGCAAAGAGGAAAAAGAAATGGTGTTAAAGGACTTGAGATAAAAAGTCAAGAGTGGGTTTTTGAAAATGAGCCGAATTTGAGCAGAAACATAAAAGCAGCACTTTTTGCTCCTTACTCGGGAATTACAAATCCGTATAAATTAACAGTCGCCCTTTTTGAAAATGCTGTTCAAAATGGAGCAGATATAATATTTAGCTTTGAAGTCTGCAAAATAGAAAAAGATGGAGACTATTTTGTGGTTCATTCAGCGGACAGCCGCTTTATAAAAACCAGGGTTTTGATAAATTGCGCAGGAGTGTATGCAGATGAAATAAGTAAATTGGCAGGAGCAAAGCTTTTTAAAATATATCCAAGACGCGGACAGTACTACATCTTAGACAAGCCAGATAAGATGCCAGTTACCAGAGTCATTTTCCAGGTACCCACAGAAAAGGGGAAAGGGATTTTAGTTGCCCCGACTGTAGATGGAAATGTACTTATTGGACCAAACTCTGAGTATATAGATGACAAGGATGACACAGCTACAACCCAAAAGGGGCTTGATGAGGTATTTGAAAAGGCAAAGAAAGTATTGCCAAGCCTGAGCAAGAGAGATGTAATAACAACCTTTTCTGGAATCAGAGCAACACCGGATAATCATGACTTTATCATTGAAGAAGATGAGAATGTTGAAAACTTCATAAACGTTGCAGGAATTGAGTCACCAGGTCTTACCTCATCAGTGGCGATAGGAAGGTATATTGCTGAAAAGGTTAGCAGCAAACTTAACGCAAAAAGGAATCTTAATTTTAATCCTTATAGAGAAGATATAAAAAGGTTTTTAAAACTTTCTGATGAAGAAAGAGTAAGAATGATTAAGCTTTATCCGAGCTTTGGAAACATTGTATGCAGATGTGAGCTTGTGTCTGAATACGAAATTCTTGAGGCAATAAAAAGAGGTGCAAGAACCATAGATGGTATTAAAAGAAGAACAAGAGCTGGTATGGGAAGGTGTCAGGGCGGTTTTTGTTTACCTCGTGTGATAGGTATTCTTTCAAGGGAGCTAAAAATTGACAAAACCAAAATAACAAAGTTCGGGAAGAACTCTTATATTCTGACCGAGAAAAGGTGGGAAGAGTGA
- a CDS encoding iron-containing alcohol dehydrogenase family protein, with the protein MSKFFMPTKVIFEKDGVLKNKDLFRLGKKAFIVTSPSSLMNGSLEDVTTVLKELSIEYSIYSKIAQNPSVEQIDEVSNLAREFSPDFIIGIGGGSPLDSSKAVAVLCAEKNLKAQDLFDSKFEKCLPIVAIPTTCGTGSEVTPYSILTLKTIENKKSFSSELIFPKIAIVDYKYLLTLPYNVIVNTLFDALSHVIEGYLSKSSDHIIEAYAKKALSLFASSKGNLKENHLKETDLEKFAWISLIGGIIIAQTGTLIVHPLGYNLTYYHDIPHGRANAILLSSFLRLESKYLKEEVNFVLNNMDFESIDEFSEFVRFFVKESIPKLSSDRMEYYAKRALESKNVANLKHTVSLDEMIDVLKGSIE; encoded by the coding sequence ATGAGCAAATTTTTCATGCCAACAAAGGTCATATTTGAAAAAGATGGTGTTTTAAAAAATAAAGACCTTTTCAGGCTCGGTAAAAAAGCTTTCATCGTGACATCTCCATCTTCTCTGATGAACGGTTCTTTAGAAGATGTAACAACTGTATTAAAGGAACTTTCAATTGAATATTCAATATACAGCAAAATTGCTCAAAACCCAAGTGTAGAACAGATAGATGAAGTTTCAAACTTGGCAAGAGAGTTTTCCCCAGACTTTATAATTGGAATCGGCGGAGGTTCTCCTCTTGACTCATCAAAGGCAGTGGCAGTGTTGTGTGCTGAAAAAAATCTAAAAGCTCAGGACCTTTTTGACTCAAAATTCGAAAAGTGCTTACCTATTGTTGCAATACCAACAACATGTGGTACTGGAAGCGAAGTTACGCCATATTCAATCTTGACCTTGAAAACCATCGAAAACAAGAAAAGTTTTTCTTCAGAATTGATTTTCCCGAAAATAGCAATTGTGGATTATAAATATCTTTTAACATTGCCATATAACGTTATTGTAAATACCCTCTTTGATGCTCTTTCTCATGTGATAGAAGGCTACCTTTCAAAATCCTCAGACCATATAATTGAAGCTTACGCTAAAAAAGCATTGAGCCTGTTTGCAAGCTCAAAAGGTAATTTAAAAGAAAACCATCTAAAAGAAACTGACCTTGAAAAGTTTGCATGGATATCATTGATTGGTGGAATAATTATTGCACAAACAGGTACTTTAATTGTTCATCCTTTAGGTTACAACCTTACTTATTACCATGACATCCCTCACGGAAGAGCCAATGCAATTTTACTTTCAAGCTTTTTGAGGCTTGAAAGCAAATATTTAAAAGAAGAAGTAAACTTTGTTTTAAACAACATGGACTTTGAAAGCATAGATGAATTTTCTGAGTTTGTAAGATTTTTTGTTAAAGAATCTATTCCAAAATTGTCAAGTGACAGGATGGAATATTATGCAAAAAGAGCACTTGAGTCTAAAAATGTAGCAAATTTAAAACATACAGTCTCGCTTGATGAAATGATAGATGTTTTGAAAGGTTCCATTGAATAA
- a CDS encoding FMN-dependent NADH-azoreductase yields MAKLLYIKANPKSDQSSRTFIISEHFIKVYKEFHPNDQIITLDLYKEGIHFLSQEDINDIFAPKTEASKHHHILKYAYQFLEADKYVFAAPMWNLGIPAILKAYIDYITVSGITFKYTEQGAVGLLRGKKAVHIMATGGEYKTPPFSDFEMANRYLKTILGFMGVEDFQTITAQRLDIVGEDVEKIMFTALKEAEEIAKGF; encoded by the coding sequence GTGGCAAAGTTACTGTATATAAAGGCTAATCCAAAGAGCGACCAAAGTTCAAGAACATTTATAATCTCGGAACATTTTATAAAGGTATACAAAGAATTTCATCCAAATGACCAGATTATCACTTTAGACCTTTACAAAGAAGGAATTCATTTTCTTTCTCAAGAGGACATCAACGATATCTTTGCTCCAAAGACTGAGGCATCAAAGCATCACCATATTTTGAAGTATGCCTATCAGTTTCTTGAGGCTGACAAGTATGTGTTTGCTGCACCTATGTGGAATTTGGGCATTCCCGCAATCCTCAAGGCATATATAGACTATATCACAGTCTCTGGAATAACATTTAAATACACAGAACAAGGGGCTGTGGGTCTTCTTCGTGGTAAAAAAGCAGTTCATATCATGGCAACAGGCGGAGAGTACAAAACACCACCATTTTCGGACTTTGAGATGGCAAACAGGTACCTGAAAACAATTTTGGGTTTTATGGGAGTTGAGGATTTTCAGACGATAACAGCTCAGCGGCTTGACATCGTAGGTGAGGATGTAGAAAAGATTATGTTCACTGCGTTGAAAGAGGCTGAGGAGATAGCAAAAGGATTTTAA
- a CDS encoding septal ring lytic transglycosylase RlpA family protein, protein MFTKKMFRMNFDKIIAFCSVLLLVLSSWNSLAATALNSNEIDKSHNKIPSYMKPGTIITFDENGKLIVLSEGSDNLVSLSKEDKKIAENCKPLPEEDLPEVEPGMIVVYDALGAPVVIHQGQEEPLKIDLKEVKLDEIKTNDSKSEKIENKANNDENSNNILQQGATKLNTETGYISWYNGEGKKGAAGVILDSESAAHKTIEFWTRVKVTSLENGKSTIVKILDRGPYVQGRILDMVKTAFSKIHNPSKGIFRGKIEWPIQS, encoded by the coding sequence ATGTTTACCAAAAAAATGTTTAGAATGAACTTTGACAAAATCATTGCTTTTTGTTCAGTTTTGCTTTTAGTGTTAAGTAGTTGGAATTCTTTAGCTGCAACGGCTTTGAATAGTAACGAAATAGATAAAAGCCATAATAAAATACCATCTTATATGAAACCAGGCACGATTATTACATTTGATGAAAATGGAAAATTAATTGTTTTGTCTGAAGGCAGTGATAATCTAGTTTCTTTATCAAAAGAAGACAAAAAAATAGCAGAAAATTGTAAACCGCTACCTGAAGAGGATTTACCTGAAGTAGAGCCTGGAATGATAGTTGTATATGACGCATTAGGTGCACCAGTTGTTATTCATCAGGGGCAAGAAGAACCTTTGAAAATTGATTTAAAAGAAGTGAAATTAGATGAAATCAAAACTAATGATAGTAAATCAGAAAAAATAGAAAATAAAGCAAACAATGATGAAAATAGTAATAACATTTTGCAACAGGGTGCTACAAAGTTGAATACAGAAACAGGTTATATTTCATGGTATAATGGTGAAGGAAAAAAAGGAGCAGCAGGAGTTATATTGGATAGCGAAAGTGCTGCACATAAGACAATTGAATTTTGGACAAGGGTAAAAGTAACCAGTCTTGAAAATGGCAAAAGTACAATAGTAAAAATATTAGATAGAGGTCCATATGTGCAAGGTAGAATATTGGATATGGTAAAAACAGCATTTTCAAAAATTCATAATCCAAGCAAAGGAATTTTTAGGGGGAAAATAGAATGGCCTATTCAAAGTTAA
- a CDS encoding DUF5412 family protein, with amino-acid sequence MSKVYKSNGSAEVNNGSFKRILIKLLKTILMLILLFSFFVYWLFFDINRLPHGEFLSESLSPDGKYKIKFYLINGGATTAYGVRGELCYKNGLKIRNIYWNYPEDKADVKWINNHVVIINGHRLDIFKDSFDFRKESLKRLIEKLRSKKQKFHGK; translated from the coding sequence ATGAGCAAGGTTTATAAATCTAATGGTTCAGCTGAAGTAAACAATGGTTCTTTTAAAAGAATATTAATCAAATTATTGAAAACAATATTAATGCTTATATTATTATTTTCTTTTTTTGTCTACTGGCTATTTTTTGATATAAACAGACTTCCGCATGGCGAATTTTTAAGTGAATCTTTATCCCCTGATGGAAAATATAAAATTAAATTTTACTTAATCAATGGTGGTGCAACAACAGCATATGGAGTTAGAGGAGAGCTGTGTTATAAAAATGGCTTGAAAATTAGAAACATATACTGGAACTACCCGGAAGATAAAGCTGATGTTAAATGGATAAATAATCATGTAGTTATAATTAATGGTCACAGATTAGACATTTTTAAAGACTCTTTTGATTTTAGAAAAGAATCTTTAAAAAGGCTGATAGAAAAACTTCGAAGTAAAAAACAAAAATTTCACGGTAAGTGA
- a CDS encoding polymorphic toxin type 44 domain-containing protein, with protein MPRRILINIAICILPLANEIVYMQIGWYAREYKKNILQHVYVCYHYLSICLLYLKDFKLQWHQLLMGAHERMQNKIGRRNGNMKSSKKKLAFLSIMTIFVFIFNVFNFSLSYAEDEKYKIVGNYTLQDSKLIESLLNINSLVLKSPKNYLRINDDGSITVNESIKDIVKDDNLILKYKECIKYLNLAIEEGIIEVKDDFSIQLSKNIQLKNKSVKSDKNSIVIQRDPDEPERVYLIEMCRANVNELNGIYLSTLIISGNAALAYSAKVAYWTSKVREGGDWDYKRIYGWNKLYKIVVDGKIEYIHGEDIGNIHYGYTGRSLPLPAEVLCAAAGLVQILSGTWDISYYKSYFDDPKDQEAIRKGISWYEQGL; from the coding sequence ATGCCAAGGAGAATATTAATAAATATAGCAATTTGCATATTGCCTCTCGCAAATGAGATAGTTTATATGCAAATAGGATGGTATGCCAGGGAATATAAAAAGAATATATTGCAACATGTTTATGTTTGTTACCATTATTTGTCTATTTGTTTATTATACTTAAAAGATTTCAAGTTACAATGGCATCAACTTCTCATGGGCGCTCATGAGAGGATGCAAAATAAAATAGGTAGGAGGAATGGGAATATGAAAAGCAGTAAAAAGAAGTTAGCTTTTTTAAGTATCATGACGATTTTTGTATTTATATTTAATGTATTTAACTTCTCTTTGTCATATGCTGAAGATGAAAAATATAAGATAGTTGGCAACTATACATTGCAAGATAGTAAATTGATAGAAAGTTTGCTCAACATTAATAGTCTTGTGCTAAAAAGTCCCAAAAATTATTTAAGGATTAATGATGATGGAAGTATTACTGTCAATGAATCAATAAAAGATATAGTCAAAGACGATAATTTAATATTGAAGTATAAAGAATGCATAAAATACCTTAACTTAGCTATAGAGGAAGGAATTATAGAAGTAAAAGATGATTTTAGTATACAGCTTTCAAAAAATATACAACTAAAAAATAAAAGTGTAAAAAGCGATAAAAATTCAATTGTTATTCAGCGTGATCCAGATGAGCCAGAGCGTGTATATTTGATAGAAATGTGCAGAGCTAATGTAAATGAATTGAACGGTATTTATTTATCAACATTAATTATTAGTGGAAATGCTGCCTTAGCGTATTCTGCAAAAGTTGCATATTGGACATCTAAAGTAAGAGAAGGTGGTGATTGGGATTACAAAAGAATATATGGATGGAATAAATTATATAAAATCGTTGTTGATGGTAAGATAGAGTATATACATGGAGAAGATATTGGTAATATTCATTATGGATATACAGGTAGATCATTACCTCTTCCAGCAGAAGTTTTATGTGCAGCTGCTGGACTTGTTCAAATATTATCTGGAACATGGGATATTTCTTACTATAAAAGCTATTTTGATGATCCGAAAGATCAAGAAGCAATTAGGAAAGGGATATCATGGTATGAGCAAGGTTTATAA
- a CDS encoding radical SAM/SPASM domain-containing protein encodes MFVNSEDIFSSIPILSASVKVTRKCNLACKHCYVANKNFDYQSELSVNEIKLIIEQLYEAGCLDLYLNGGEPFLNENILEICEFAHNKGLRISVSTNGITIDEEIIKILSKFNLKIFQVSIDGLEETHDKIRNKIEAFREGIKALNLAKRYFKNSDTTVIMATTLMEDNKNQIFKLYDLACELNVDTYALIPLLPTGRACSAIDVSVKEKMDIFSNIAEYFVSKNTSTELSLILPPGLIPKVLSTRKYGKGYYCTFPNIIGIDSNGNIAPCDGLLNINELIIGNIREKTIEECWYSFVMEEIRNINVNQLKGVCSMCKFLSTCRGGCRAYAYIKTGSFYASDPLCQEIYEAGLFPKESLKT; translated from the coding sequence ATGTTTGTAAATAGTGAAGATATTTTCAGTAGCATACCCATATTATCTGCTTCGGTTAAAGTTACTCGTAAATGTAATTTAGCTTGCAAACATTGTTATGTAGCAAATAAAAATTTTGATTATCAAAGTGAACTTTCTGTTAACGAGATTAAATTGATAATTGAACAGTTATATGAGGCAGGTTGTTTAGACTTGTATTTAAATGGTGGAGAACCTTTTCTAAATGAAAACATATTAGAAATTTGTGAATTTGCACATAATAAAGGATTGAGAATTTCAGTGAGTACTAATGGAATTACTATCGACGAAGAAATAATAAAAATATTATCAAAATTTAATTTGAAGATTTTTCAAGTTAGTATAGATGGATTAGAAGAAACACATGATAAAATAAGAAATAAAATAGAAGCTTTTAGAGAAGGAATAAAAGCATTAAATTTAGCAAAGAGATATTTTAAAAATTCTGATACTACAGTGATAATGGCAACGACATTAATGGAAGATAACAAAAATCAAATTTTCAAGTTATATGATTTAGCTTGTGAATTAAACGTTGATACATATGCATTAATTCCATTACTTCCAACAGGAAGAGCTTGTTCTGCAATAGATGTATCAGTAAAAGAAAAAATGGATATTTTTAGTAATATAGCAGAATATTTTGTAAGTAAAAATACTTCTACCGAGCTAAGTCTTATTTTACCACCTGGTTTAATACCAAAAGTATTATCAACAAGAAAGTATGGGAAAGGTTATTACTGTACATTTCCAAACATAATAGGAATTGATTCTAATGGGAATATAGCACCATGTGATGGTTTATTAAATATAAATGAATTAATTATTGGGAATATTAGAGAAAAAACTATAGAAGAATGCTGGTACAGTTTTGTTATGGAGGAAATAAGAAATATCAATGTAAATCAATTAAAAGGAGTCTGCTCAATGTGTAAATTTCTCTCTACTTGTAGAGGTGGCTGTAGAGCTTATGCATATATCAAAACAGGTAGTTTTTATGCTTCTGATCCATTATGTCAAGAAATTTACGAAGCTGGTTTATTTCCTAAAGAATCTTTAAAGACATAG
- a CDS encoding radical SAM/SPASM domain-containing protein — protein MELVDTSIGIKEILGDIPILAASIRVTKRCNAFCKHCYGNSGEPFNNELTTREIKKLIDVYSDEFGVKKIFFTGGEPFARGDIVEILQYAYYKNMEILISTNGSLLTKDILKEIQNINFSMFQISIDGPKEIHNKIRGDGFFEKAINALKLLKELNFKNVTIATCLMKENYDQINKIIDIVVEYEVDIYSLVLLLVAGRANSELDVTSQELKLAINDLFSAYRKYKGKFKLAENSIIPPALVPANLREEGLHKQFEVCCAFPNIIGIEANGDVAPCDGFFTFPEYIAGNIRESSVLDIWERSNVFSKLSELNRLDIKGVCSKCIFLSTCAGSCRASAYAYYKDIHAPFPTCQKLYEEGLFPPDCIVGE, from the coding sequence ATGGAATTAGTGGATACTTCTATTGGAATTAAGGAGATATTAGGTGATATACCAATACTTGCTGCTTCAATAAGAGTAACTAAAAGATGTAATGCATTTTGCAAACATTGCTATGGTAACTCAGGTGAACCATTTAATAATGAGTTAACTACTCGAGAAATTAAGAAGCTAATAGACGTTTATAGTGATGAATTTGGAGTAAAGAAAATCTTTTTTACAGGCGGTGAGCCATTTGCAAGAGGAGATATAGTAGAGATATTACAATATGCGTACTATAAAAATATGGAAATATTAATAAGTACTAATGGTTCTCTACTCACAAAAGATATACTAAAAGAAATACAAAATATAAACTTTTCTATGTTTCAAATTAGTATTGATGGACCTAAGGAAATTCATAATAAAATTAGAGGTGATGGGTTTTTCGAAAAAGCAATAAATGCTTTAAAATTATTAAAAGAGTTGAATTTTAAAAATGTGACAATAGCTACTTGTCTTATGAAAGAAAATTATGATCAAATTAATAAAATAATTGATATTGTAGTTGAATATGAAGTTGATATATATTCTTTAGTTTTACTTTTAGTAGCTGGTAGAGCTAATAGTGAACTAGATGTAACTTCGCAAGAATTAAAATTAGCAATTAATGATTTGTTTAGTGCTTATAGAAAATATAAAGGAAAATTCAAGTTAGCAGAAAATAGTATTATTCCGCCAGCTTTAGTACCTGCCAATTTACGAGAAGAAGGTCTGCATAAGCAATTTGAGGTATGTTGTGCATTTCCTAATATCATAGGTATTGAAGCAAATGGTGATGTTGCTCCATGTGATGGTTTTTTTACTTTTCCTGAATATATTGCAGGAAACATAAGAGAATCTTCTGTCTTGGATATATGGGAAAGGTCTAATGTATTTTCAAAGTTGTCCGAACTAAATAGATTAGATATTAAAGGTGTTTGTAGTAAATGTATATTTCTAAGTACATGTGCAGGTAGTTGTCGTGCCTCAGCGTATGCGTATTATAAAGATATACATGCACCATTTCCAACGTGCCAAAAACTATATGAAGAGGGTCTTTTCCCGCCGGATTGTATAGTAGGAGAGTGA
- a CDS encoding PqqD family protein: MSKYKQVKVDYRIFKNGYLFSNGIALNKTAFEIWECCREPVDENIIVKKFFEKYTPQSDEDKKMIIEDIKNCLNLLIEGNLIERIDK; the protein is encoded by the coding sequence ATGTCTAAATATAAACAAGTAAAAGTGGATTATAGAATATTTAAAAATGGATATTTATTTAGTAATGGAATTGCTTTAAACAAAACAGCTTTTGAAATATGGGAATGTTGTAGAGAACCTGTAGATGAGAATATAATTGTAAAAAAGTTCTTTGAAAAATATACGCCTCAATCTGATGAAGATAAAAAAATGATTATTGAAGATATAAAAAATTGCCTGAATTTATTGATAGAAGGGAATCTTATCGAAAGGATTGATAAATAA
- a CDS encoding MFS transporter → MLAYYVTIFLKGTAKGLFFPIWILHMSNNKISLFFIGILGTVLETVRFITEIPLGAFADKYGRKVSLFLSAFLYFIAFFLFSLGNTIYMFVFSVLIMGLADSFESGALEAWLADHLILKGKVDKLENELRKMYIILIAGSIIGAIFITYLYKMNTIMPFLVSAVLYLIATLITCIFVPESLPVSHNSNINKSIINKIKLSVSYVMSSKTLLLLSLAMFLFAIGFDGIERFYQTYLKYRKFNVFWISNIYIISAIFGLAFMFLQNMLINNKKNDLLIIGNLKISMFIILTVAIFINLNIISYLCLVSFFVLEVILRPYLQSYLNKFIDSEIRATTLSFFQFAEASGEILAGIGIGYFIKVLGISYGLFVSAVFILISGLAVFVLLFFERIY, encoded by the coding sequence ATGTTAGCTTATTATGTAACAATTTTTTTAAAAGGCACTGCAAAAGGGTTATTTTTTCCTATTTGGATATTGCATATGTCAAACAACAAAATTTCTTTGTTTTTTATTGGTATATTAGGTACAGTTTTGGAAACAGTTAGGTTTATCACAGAAATTCCTCTTGGGGCATTTGCAGATAAATATGGTAGAAAAGTTTCATTATTTTTATCAGCTTTTTTATATTTTATAGCTTTTTTCTTATTTTCATTGGGAAATACAATTTATATGTTTGTATTTTCAGTATTAATAATGGGATTAGCTGATTCTTTCGAATCTGGAGCATTAGAGGCATGGTTAGCTGATCATTTGATTCTGAAAGGGAAAGTCGATAAACTTGAAAATGAGTTGAGAAAAATGTACATTATTTTGATTGCTGGAAGTATTATTGGAGCAATTTTTATAACCTATTTGTACAAAATGAATACTATTATGCCATTTTTAGTGTCAGCAGTATTATATTTAATTGCTACCTTAATAACATGTATTTTTGTACCTGAATCGTTGCCAGTATCTCATAATTCGAATATCAATAAGTCAATAATAAATAAAATAAAATTATCTGTTTCTTATGTGATGTCAAGTAAAACTCTATTGTTATTGTCATTAGCAATGTTTTTATTTGCAATAGGATTTGATGGTATAGAAAGATTTTATCAGACATATTTAAAATATAGAAAATTCAACGTTTTTTGGATAAGCAATATATATATAATTAGTGCTATTTTTGGTCTTGCATTTATGTTTTTACAAAACATGTTGATTAACAATAAAAAGAATGATTTATTAATAATTGGCAATCTAAAAATTTCAATGTTTATAATACTAACTGTTGCTATCTTTATAAACTTAAATATTATCTCGTACTTATGTTTAGTGTCCTTTTTTGTATTAGAAGTTATTCTTAGACCTTATCTTCAGAGCTATCTAAATAAATTTATTGATTCTGAAATAAGGGCTACTACATTATCTTTTTTTCAATTTGCAGAGGCTAGCGGCGAAATTTTAGCAGGTATAGGAATTGGTTACTTTATAAAGGTTTTAGGTATTTCATATGGTTTGTTTGTAAGTGCTGTATTTATTTTAATTTCGGGTTTAGCAGTTTTTGTTTTGTTATTTTTTGAAAGGATATATTGA